In the genome of Dermacentor silvarum isolate Dsil-2018 chromosome 1, BIME_Dsil_1.4, whole genome shotgun sequence, one region contains:
- the LOC119437296 gene encoding defensin, whose protein sequence is MRGLCICLVFILVCGLVTATAAAPAESEVAHLRVRRGFGCPLNQGACHNHCRSIRRRGGYCSGIIKQTCTCYRN, encoded by the exons ATGCGTGGACTTTGCATCTGCCTTGTCTTTATCCTTGTCTGTG GTCTTGTAACTGCCACGGCTGCCGCCCCGGCTGAAAGCGAGGTGGCTCACCTCCGTGTTC GTCGAGGCTTCGGGTGCCCCCTGAACCAAGGCGCCTGTCACAACCACTGCCGCAGCATTCGGCGCCGAGGCGGCTACTGCTCTGGCATAATCAAGCAGACCTGCACCTGCTACAGGAATTAA